The Sorangiineae bacterium MSr11367 genome window below encodes:
- a CDS encoding thioredoxin domain-containing protein, whose amino-acid sequence MSKNSHEVRDIPGGVAVIGFFLSFLSGGALMWGYDTHRLQSLRGGESAAGSDTAPWSDSDSPIPVDSKDPMWGNRLAPVTIVEFSDFECPFCARVEPTLEQIKQNYGPDKVRILWKHMPIPNHPNARPASEAAAGVFALKGNEAFWKFHDLAYRNQNTLAPANYERWAQQSGVTDLAKFKAGLASHKWASKVEQDEALSRQLNVNATPAFYINGVAFSGAQPYEKFKAVIDQELGKAQAKIAAGTPKSEIYTRSSKEAKNATPPPPPSPAEAKDDGLWKVPIGKSPVLGTDKALVTIVTFSDFECVFCKRSEATMKQIRDTYGDKVRIVWKNEPIVSIHKHAEAAAQFALAARAEKGDKGFWDAHDKLFESAPKLEDEDFARIAKELALSVDKVQSAIKEHKYKKEIDADQEAAEDVAATNTPHYFINGRRIVGAESLDRFKKIIDEEITKSSALLAKGTKPADLYDTLVKDGKGAPELEKKTLPARLNAPTKGNANAKVTIVEVSDFQCPYCRRAEDTMKEVMKNYGDRVKLSWRNFPLTMHEDAGLAAQASLEAFKQKGSDGFWNMHDLLFAAQPTENGLKREAVEKYAEQAGLDLAKFKAALDHQTHRAVVDEDVKAVSDAGINSTPGFIINGYYISGAETYSKFRKVIDRALAESK is encoded by the coding sequence ATGTCCAAAAATAGCCACGAAGTACGCGACATCCCGGGCGGAGTCGCGGTCATCGGTTTTTTCCTGAGCTTTCTCTCCGGCGGCGCCCTCATGTGGGGTTACGACACGCACCGTCTGCAGAGCCTTCGCGGAGGGGAATCCGCGGCCGGATCGGATACCGCACCGTGGAGCGACTCGGATTCACCCATTCCGGTCGACAGCAAAGACCCCATGTGGGGCAATCGCCTTGCGCCGGTCACCATCGTGGAGTTCTCCGATTTCGAATGCCCGTTCTGCGCGCGCGTGGAGCCCACGCTCGAGCAGATCAAGCAGAACTACGGCCCCGACAAAGTGCGCATTCTCTGGAAGCACATGCCCATTCCCAATCATCCCAACGCGCGCCCCGCGTCCGAAGCCGCGGCGGGCGTCTTCGCCCTCAAAGGGAACGAGGCATTCTGGAAGTTCCACGACTTGGCCTACCGCAATCAAAACACGCTTGCCCCCGCGAACTACGAGCGCTGGGCGCAACAATCGGGGGTGACCGATCTCGCGAAGTTCAAAGCGGGTCTCGCCTCGCACAAATGGGCGAGCAAAGTCGAACAGGACGAAGCGCTCTCGCGGCAGCTCAACGTCAACGCCACGCCCGCTTTCTACATCAACGGCGTCGCCTTCTCCGGGGCGCAACCTTACGAGAAGTTCAAGGCCGTCATCGATCAGGAGCTCGGTAAGGCCCAAGCAAAGATTGCAGCGGGCACCCCGAAGAGCGAGATTTATACGCGAAGCTCGAAGGAGGCCAAAAATGCCACACCGCCGCCGCCGCCATCACCAGCCGAGGCGAAAGACGACGGCCTATGGAAAGTGCCCATCGGAAAGAGCCCCGTGCTCGGTACCGACAAAGCGCTGGTGACCATCGTCACGTTCTCCGACTTCGAATGCGTCTTCTGCAAACGCAGCGAGGCGACGATGAAACAAATCCGTGACACCTACGGCGACAAAGTGCGCATCGTTTGGAAGAACGAGCCCATTGTATCGATTCACAAGCACGCCGAAGCCGCTGCGCAATTCGCACTCGCCGCACGCGCCGAAAAGGGAGACAAAGGCTTCTGGGACGCGCACGACAAACTGTTCGAATCGGCGCCGAAACTCGAAGACGAGGATTTTGCGCGCATCGCCAAAGAGTTGGCGCTCTCGGTGGACAAAGTTCAGAGCGCCATCAAGGAGCACAAGTACAAGAAAGAGATCGACGCCGACCAGGAAGCGGCCGAAGACGTCGCCGCGACGAACACACCTCATTACTTCATCAATGGGCGGCGCATCGTCGGCGCGGAGTCGCTCGATCGGTTCAAGAAGATCATCGACGAGGAGATCACCAAGTCCAGCGCGCTCCTCGCCAAAGGGACGAAACCGGCGGACCTCTACGACACGCTCGTCAAAGACGGCAAGGGCGCGCCCGAGCTGGAGAAGAAAACCCTACCAGCCCGGCTCAACGCGCCCACGAAGGGCAATGCGAACGCCAAGGTCACCATCGTCGAGGTCAGCGACTTCCAATGCCCGTACTGCCGGCGCGCGGAAGATACGATGAAGGAAGTGATGAAAAACTATGGCGACCGCGTGAAGCTATCGTGGCGCAATTTCCCGCTCACCATGCACGAGGACGCCGGGCTTGCAGCCCAGGCGAGCCTCGAAGCATTCAAGCAGAAGGGCTCGGACGGATTTTGGAATATGCATGATTTGCTCTTCGCCGCCCAGCCGACCGAAAACGGCCTCAAACGGGAAGCGGTGGAGAAGTATGCCGAACAAGCGGGGCTCGACCTTGCCAAGTTCAAGGCAGCCCTCGACCATCAAACCCACCGGGCCGTCGTCGACGAGGACGTCAAAGCCGTGAGCGATGCCGGGATCAACTCCACACCGGGCTTCATCATCAACGGGTACTACATCAGCGGCGCCGAGACGTATTCGAAGTTCCGCAAGGTCATCGATCGCGCGCTCGCCGAAAGCAAGTAA
- a CDS encoding class A beta-lactamase-related serine hydrolase, giving the protein MHRTLAMALLLLAMGACSSSSTPAPLPIRVATAVVRAPELDRALATMAVETAGEFAKKGLTPEGLAIAVIDLRSGRSGAYRGDVSYYPASVVKLCYLAYYEASKDAQRLADTPELVRAVKDMVTVSSNDATGFVVDSITGTTSGPELTGEAWEAWKTKRDAVTAWYHRRGFPNLNAKQKTFCEDSYGREQAYRDGGKNRNRMSALEAARIFAEIVRGEVAGPAGTNEMMALLARESAEAKSEDGELENARLAGRALPKGSRIWAKSGDAYDVRHLVGRVLLPDGRDLVVAVFTQGVKSELDVIPRVYERIGAQSLL; this is encoded by the coding sequence ATGCATCGGACCCTCGCAATGGCGCTTCTCCTTCTGGCAATGGGCGCCTGTTCTTCCTCGTCGACGCCTGCACCGCTTCCGATTCGCGTCGCGACGGCGGTGGTGCGTGCGCCCGAGCTCGATCGGGCGCTCGCCACGATGGCCGTGGAGACGGCGGGGGAGTTCGCGAAGAAGGGGCTCACCCCCGAGGGACTCGCCATCGCGGTGATCGATCTTCGAAGCGGCCGCTCGGGGGCGTACCGGGGCGATGTTTCGTATTACCCCGCCTCGGTGGTGAAGCTTTGCTACCTCGCCTATTACGAAGCGTCGAAAGACGCGCAACGGCTTGCCGATACACCGGAGCTCGTGCGTGCGGTCAAGGACATGGTGACCGTCTCCTCGAACGACGCGACGGGCTTCGTCGTGGACTCGATCACGGGCACCACCTCGGGGCCGGAGCTCACCGGCGAGGCGTGGGAAGCGTGGAAGACGAAGCGCGACGCCGTCACCGCGTGGTACCACCGCCGCGGATTTCCCAATCTCAATGCCAAGCAAAAGACGTTCTGCGAGGACAGCTACGGCCGGGAGCAGGCCTACCGCGATGGTGGAAAGAATCGCAATCGGATGAGCGCCCTGGAGGCGGCGCGCATCTTCGCCGAGATCGTGCGCGGCGAGGTGGCTGGCCCCGCCGGAACGAACGAGATGATGGCGCTCCTTGCACGCGAAAGCGCCGAGGCCAAATCCGAGGACGGGGAACTCGAGAATGCTCGCCTCGCAGGGCGCGCGCTTCCGAAAGGCTCCCGCATTTGGGCGAAGTCCGGCGACGCCTACGACGTGCGCCACCTCGTCGGGCGCGTGCTCCTTCCCGATGGGCGCGATCTCGTCGTCGCCGTGTTCACGCAGGGGGTGAAGTCGGAGCTCGACGTCATCCCCAGGGTCTACGAACGCATCGGGGCGCAATCTTTGCTTTGA
- a CDS encoding M12 family metallopeptidase, translating into MVAILAMAATACSSAGSASENTAQTSAEHTQSAAEMAVPADAPVKTGYFPLGPNGELQKIQYSEVNGEAVFEGDILLDRTGEQLLPTGILRGQSVTPQGVAIPGKNRRWKNKVVAYTIDGSLPNVQRVHDAIAHWRENTSLTFVERTPENQRQYRDYIQFRAGDGCNSTVGRKGGVQYINLAEGCGTGATIHEIGHAVGLWHEQSREDRNEHVSINMENVTSGMEHNFEQHVSDGDDIGSYDYRSIMHYGPYAFSKNGQPTIVAQNGQPIGQRDGLSPGDLEAVARLYP; encoded by the coding sequence ATGGTCGCAATTCTGGCCATGGCCGCCACCGCGTGCTCCAGCGCAGGTTCTGCATCCGAGAATACCGCGCAAACATCGGCCGAACATACGCAATCCGCGGCCGAAATGGCGGTGCCCGCGGACGCTCCGGTGAAGACTGGATATTTCCCGCTCGGGCCCAACGGGGAGCTGCAGAAGATTCAATATTCCGAAGTGAACGGCGAGGCGGTTTTCGAAGGCGACATTCTGCTCGACCGCACCGGGGAGCAATTGCTGCCGACGGGCATTCTTCGCGGACAGAGCGTAACGCCGCAGGGGGTCGCCATCCCGGGCAAGAACCGCCGATGGAAGAACAAGGTGGTCGCCTACACCATCGACGGAAGTCTGCCCAACGTGCAGCGCGTGCACGATGCCATTGCCCATTGGCGGGAGAACACGTCGCTCACCTTCGTGGAGCGCACGCCGGAAAACCAGCGCCAATACCGTGACTACATTCAATTCCGTGCAGGCGACGGGTGCAACTCCACGGTCGGACGCAAAGGCGGCGTGCAGTACATCAACTTGGCAGAAGGTTGCGGCACCGGCGCGACCATTCACGAAATTGGCCACGCCGTGGGCCTATGGCACGAGCAGTCGCGCGAAGATCGCAACGAGCACGTGAGCATCAACATGGAAAATGTCACCTCCGGCATGGAGCACAATTTCGAGCAGCACGTCTCCGACGGCGACGACATCGGTTCGTACGACTACCGTTCCATCATGCACTACGGCCCGTATGCCTTCTCGAAGAACGGCCAGCCGACCATCGTGGCACAGAATGGTCAGCCCATCGGCCAGCGCGATGGGCTCAGCCCGGGCGACCTCGAGGCCGTGGCCAGGCTGTATCCGTAG
- a CDS encoding sigma-70 family RNA polymerase sigma factor: MTKAVCILQDQGMEVAHARDDAFRRLFAAEFRYVWTSLRRLGVDSADLDDVVHEVFLAVHRRFDTYDPARPIRPWLFAFAFRFASDYRKQARIRFRSSFDGDESADPRPAADELLERAEDQRLAAIGLEGIALDRRAVFILYEIDEVPMNEIAASLGVPLHTAYSRLRVAREEFAAAVQSAERSRGARRGGR; encoded by the coding sequence ATGACAAAAGCCGTATGCATCCTCCAAGACCAAGGGATGGAGGTCGCACACGCGCGGGACGATGCTTTCCGGCGCCTTTTTGCGGCTGAATTTCGCTACGTTTGGACATCGCTGCGACGCCTCGGCGTAGACAGTGCCGATTTGGACGATGTGGTGCACGAGGTCTTCCTCGCCGTACATCGTCGCTTCGACACCTACGATCCGGCGCGCCCGATCCGTCCGTGGCTCTTCGCCTTCGCGTTTCGCTTTGCGTCGGACTACCGCAAGCAGGCGCGCATCCGCTTTCGTTCGTCGTTCGACGGTGACGAATCCGCCGATCCTCGACCGGCCGCGGACGAGCTTCTCGAGCGCGCGGAAGATCAAAGGCTCGCAGCGATCGGGCTCGAAGGCATCGCGCTCGATCGCCGCGCGGTGTTCATCCTTTACGAGATCGACGAGGTGCCGATGAACGAGATCGCCGCCTCCCTCGGGGTCCCGCTGCATACGGCGTATTCGCGACTTCGTGTCGCGCGTGAGGAGTTTGCGGCCGCCGTGCAATCGGCAGAACGTTCGCGTGGCGCACGGCGAGGTGGACGATGA
- a CDS encoding proline--tRNA ligase produces the protein MLFSRALLTTVKEAPADAANVSHLLLTRAGFIRRVGAGMYDFLPLGLRVLHKITRIVREEMDRAGALEVLMPALLPAEYYKESGRWDGFGDTLFRLKDRKGSDLHLGPTHEEIVTDIARREIRSYRDMPKNLYQIQTKFRDEPRPRGGLLRTREFLMKDAYSFDISEEAALSSFERMRVAYCRIFDRMGLQYRMVAADSGAMGGSLSAEFQALVESGEDAIVACGTCDYAANVEIATAQSLPSPDGIPLEALQQVHTPGKGSIDDVTAFLGIGPGQMLKSLLYVGQHGEIVMVVVRGDHAVNEVRLARALGVAEVSLAAEADVKNATGAAVGFAGPTTFQGRILVDRAASHVRNGVAGGNETDYHIMGVNFGRDFTGDVVDVRLAATGDPCPRCSGGKLGSYRGIEAGHIFVLGTHYATKMGAMFSDERQENHPIWMGCYGIGVSRLVATILEQHHDDNGMRWPKAIAPYDVYIVTVGKDAPVLEAARKLHDALEESGASVLWDDRDERPGVKFKDADLLGIPLRVTLGAKALAAGHVELKPRSEPDPKKVELIPVASAVETIRARVRGA, from the coding sequence ATGCTCTTTTCGCGAGCTCTCCTCACGACGGTCAAAGAGGCGCCCGCCGATGCGGCCAATGTGAGTCACCTGCTGCTCACCCGCGCGGGCTTCATCCGGCGCGTGGGCGCCGGCATGTACGACTTTTTGCCGCTCGGCCTTCGTGTGCTTCACAAGATCACACGCATCGTGCGCGAAGAGATGGATCGCGCCGGTGCGCTGGAGGTCCTCATGCCTGCGCTCCTTCCGGCGGAGTATTACAAAGAAAGCGGTCGCTGGGACGGCTTTGGCGATACCCTCTTTCGCCTGAAAGATCGCAAGGGCAGCGATCTTCACCTCGGCCCCACGCACGAAGAAATCGTGACCGACATTGCGCGCCGCGAAATCCGCAGCTACCGCGATATGCCCAAGAATCTTTACCAGATTCAAACCAAATTCCGTGACGAGCCGCGTCCGCGCGGTGGTCTTTTGCGCACACGCGAGTTTCTCATGAAGGATGCCTACTCCTTCGACATTTCGGAGGAGGCGGCGCTCTCGAGCTTCGAGCGCATGCGTGTCGCGTACTGCCGTATTTTCGATCGCATGGGCCTGCAGTACCGCATGGTCGCCGCCGATTCGGGGGCCATGGGCGGCTCGTTGAGCGCCGAATTCCAGGCCCTCGTGGAATCGGGGGAGGATGCCATCGTCGCCTGCGGCACATGCGATTACGCCGCCAATGTCGAAATCGCGACCGCGCAATCATTGCCCTCGCCCGACGGCATTCCGCTGGAGGCGCTGCAACAGGTCCACACTCCCGGCAAAGGCTCCATTGACGATGTGACGGCGTTCCTCGGCATCGGCCCGGGCCAGATGCTCAAGTCGCTCCTCTACGTCGGCCAGCACGGCGAGATCGTCATGGTGGTCGTGCGCGGGGATCACGCGGTGAACGAAGTGCGCTTGGCGCGTGCCCTCGGCGTGGCGGAGGTGTCCCTCGCCGCCGAGGCCGACGTCAAAAATGCGACGGGGGCGGCCGTCGGCTTCGCCGGGCCCACCACCTTCCAGGGGCGCATTTTGGTCGATCGCGCGGCCTCGCACGTGCGCAACGGCGTCGCCGGCGGCAACGAGACCGACTACCACATCATGGGGGTCAACTTCGGGCGCGACTTCACCGGGGACGTCGTCGACGTGCGCCTCGCGGCCACGGGCGATCCCTGTCCGCGCTGCAGCGGTGGAAAGCTTGGCTCGTACCGGGGCATCGAGGCCGGGCACATCTTCGTTTTGGGCACGCACTACGCCACGAAAATGGGGGCCATGTTTAGCGACGAGCGCCAGGAGAACCATCCCATTTGGATGGGCTGTTACGGCATCGGTGTCTCGCGCCTGGTGGCGACGATCCTCGAACAGCACCACGACGACAACGGCATGCGGTGGCCCAAGGCCATCGCGCCCTACGACGTGTACATCGTCACGGTGGGCAAGGATGCGCCGGTGCTCGAGGCGGCGCGCAAACTGCACGATGCGCTCGAAGAAAGCGGCGCCTCCGTGCTTTGGGACGACCGCGACGAGCGCCCCGGTGTGAAGTTCAAAGATGCCGACCTGCTGGGCATTCCGCTGCGCGTCACCCTCGGTGCCAAGGCGCTCGCGGCGGGCCATGTCGAATTGAAGCCGCGGAGCGAGCCCGATCCGAAAAAGGTCGAGCTCATCCCCGTGGCTTCCGCCGTCGAGACGATCCGCGCACGCGTTCGCGGCGCCTGA
- a CDS encoding NAD(P)H-dependent oxidoreductase, whose translation MNLLHLDSSILGSSSVSRELSRSIVEGYRAGHPDLQVTYRDLARDPLPHIDGESQKREESLIDALIDELKAADVVVIGAPLYNFAIPSGLKAWIDHVLIAGKTFKYGPAGVEGLVPDKKTYVVATRGGVYEGSPVVQMHEGHLDTVLRFVGIRDIEFVRAEGLAMREVRETSLAAARAHVAALVPAAAQVAA comes from the coding sequence ATGAATCTTCTTCACCTCGATTCCAGCATCCTCGGTTCCTCCTCCGTCTCCCGCGAGCTCTCCCGCTCCATCGTGGAGGGCTACCGCGCGGGTCATCCCGACCTTCAGGTGACCTACCGGGACCTGGCCCGCGATCCTCTGCCGCACATCGATGGCGAATCGCAGAAGCGCGAAGAGTCGCTCATCGACGCGCTGATCGACGAGCTCAAAGCGGCCGACGTCGTGGTCATCGGTGCGCCGCTCTACAACTTCGCCATTCCGAGCGGGCTCAAAGCGTGGATCGACCACGTTCTCATCGCCGGAAAGACGTTCAAGTACGGCCCCGCCGGCGTCGAAGGGCTCGTGCCCGACAAGAAGACCTACGTGGTCGCCACGCGCGGTGGCGTCTACGAAGGCTCGCCCGTGGTGCAGATGCACGAGGGGCATCTGGACACGGTGCTTCGCTTCGTGGGCATCCGCGACATCGAATTCGTCCGTGCCGAAGGGCTCGCGATGCGCGAGGTGCGCGAGACGTCGTTGGCCGCGGCCCGCGCCCACGTCGCCGCGCTCGTCCCGGCGGCAGCGCAGGTGGCCGCATGA
- a CDS encoding LysR substrate-binding domain-containing protein, whose protein sequence is MYDLNDLYFFAQVVQRGSFTKAARAIGVPKSRLSRRVAELETRLGVRLLQRTTRRLSLTDVGSKYYEQCQSMLAAAQAAEQTVENLTAEPRGHLRVTAPLGIAQDDVGVHLSKFLRAYPRIRMELVTTNRRIDLVEEGVDVALRVRPRAEEDPHLVTRHLRISRALVVASPAFLKRYPGIEEPEDLREVPALGFGTRMTTLHWVQTGPGGAQSTVEIAPYFFSDDFIVLKYLALDGLGVTLLPEVNCRQELARGQLVQVLPEWQSDTGILHVVYPTTRGLSPTVRAFIDFLVKTLGETHKPLQPKA, encoded by the coding sequence ATGTACGACCTCAACGATCTCTACTTTTTCGCGCAGGTGGTGCAGCGCGGGAGCTTCACCAAGGCGGCGCGCGCCATCGGTGTTCCCAAGTCGCGCCTCTCGCGGCGGGTGGCGGAGCTCGAGACCCGCCTCGGTGTGCGGCTGCTTCAACGCACCACGCGCCGTCTGTCGCTCACCGACGTGGGGAGCAAGTACTACGAGCAGTGCCAGTCCATGCTCGCCGCTGCCCAAGCCGCCGAGCAAACGGTGGAGAACCTCACCGCGGAGCCGCGTGGCCACCTTCGCGTCACCGCGCCGCTCGGCATCGCGCAGGACGACGTTGGCGTGCATCTGAGCAAGTTCCTGCGCGCGTACCCACGCATCCGCATGGAGCTCGTCACCACCAACCGTCGCATCGATCTCGTCGAGGAAGGCGTCGACGTCGCGCTGCGTGTCCGCCCGCGCGCCGAGGAAGATCCGCACTTGGTCACGCGCCACCTGCGCATCTCCCGCGCGTTGGTCGTGGCCTCACCCGCGTTCCTGAAACGATACCCGGGTATCGAAGAGCCAGAAGACCTACGCGAGGTGCCGGCCCTCGGCTTCGGCACGCGCATGACCACCCTGCACTGGGTGCAGACCGGCCCGGGCGGCGCGCAGTCCACGGTGGAGATCGCGCCGTACTTCTTTTCCGACGACTTCATCGTGTTGAAGTACTTGGCCCTCGATGGCCTCGGCGTGACCTTGCTGCCCGAGGTGAACTGCAGGCAAGAACTCGCGCGGGGGCAGCTCGTGCAGGTCCTGCCGGAGTGGCAGTCCGACACGGGCATCCTGCACGTGGTCTACCCCACGACCCGCGGCCTCTCCCCCACCGTGCGCGCGTTCATCGACTTTCTGGTGAAGACCCTCGGAGAGACTCACAAGCCTTTGCAGCCCAAGGCCTGA
- a CDS encoding protein kinase, translating into MHSDAPSETDITAAAGDRPEIALQPGIVFGARYALEERIASGGMGELFRAFDLRLQRRVALKVLRKDEQESADAPSARILHEARAAAALNHPHVVAIHDVGVREGIPFIAMEYVEGRPLREFIGAALPFPTKLRWMTEVAEALAAAHAKGLVHRDVKPDNVMIRDDTGSAKVLDFGIARSTHASWSEGGGVGTSGSTVVGTPGYMAPEQIRGESFDGRADQFAWGVVAYELFSGQMPWPESRGTTALATAVLRVVAKPLSNVPFELAQVIDRALAKRAEDRYPSMGDIAAALNQAAGAAEPLQTATADAQLVDPRLLGVRPPETTAKPKWRRPRLRSPRTWVVALAVVGAAGGALSLRSPHEAPPPPVLGPPPKTPASDMPVTALPLSPSCNKTAEIRYREGLAAQREATWELARPAFEQAAAADPMCPEVQLQLLVTAYFRYTVTKEREQFRRVMSMRDSLSERDRVLLDAWAPLVGQEPANREEAARRFDAAVDRYPRDAQMLTLAAMAHTFLALDALALERTIDFARRAIAVDPKYGEAWQQEAGALLRLGRADEAMNALDQCMRVAPGSGECLLDRIRILSARGQCGEAVTSARQWITNVPRSSGAYRHLANALASEGAPAETVETALQHWRNNTHEESRDALYVFHRASLAALRGDFLNLEKLVAEFVARIEDSATLFDHARAAAMQVELYTETGRPAQAAEAAEQFLRRKDAWTEGFWSAMPYDPMMYGTLLRQGRMPRERWRTLTDAWEKGALSTLDKRQAWALRWGEATETREMAAEAWSLRPPPVPLAGSLEQPATLTLLTDTLQGHVGQLVGEHAEAVPLFEPMTRSCHVLEQPFMNTRAHLWLGDAKEHTGDKDGACKAYGVVVQRWGEAKPRSSSAHTAKERRQALGCKGL; encoded by the coding sequence ATGCACAGCGACGCCCCTAGCGAGACGGATATCACGGCGGCCGCTGGAGATCGCCCGGAGATCGCCTTGCAGCCGGGCATCGTGTTCGGTGCGCGCTATGCGCTGGAGGAGCGCATCGCCTCGGGGGGCATGGGGGAGCTGTTTCGCGCCTTCGATCTGCGCCTGCAGCGACGCGTAGCCCTCAAGGTGCTCCGCAAGGACGAACAGGAATCCGCAGACGCCCCCTCCGCCCGCATCCTGCACGAGGCCCGGGCGGCGGCGGCGTTGAACCATCCCCACGTGGTGGCCATTCACGACGTGGGGGTGCGCGAAGGCATCCCGTTCATCGCGATGGAGTACGTCGAGGGGCGGCCTTTGCGCGAGTTCATCGGCGCCGCGCTCCCCTTCCCCACCAAGCTGCGGTGGATGACCGAGGTGGCGGAGGCGCTGGCCGCGGCGCATGCCAAGGGCCTTGTCCACCGGGACGTGAAGCCCGACAACGTGATGATCCGCGACGACACCGGCAGTGCGAAGGTGCTCGATTTCGGCATCGCGCGCTCGACGCACGCGTCCTGGTCGGAGGGTGGCGGGGTCGGCACCTCGGGCTCCACCGTCGTGGGGACACCGGGCTACATGGCCCCCGAGCAGATCCGCGGCGAGTCGTTCGACGGGCGCGCCGATCAATTCGCGTGGGGCGTGGTGGCCTACGAGCTGTTCAGCGGCCAGATGCCATGGCCCGAGTCGCGGGGAACCACGGCCCTGGCCACGGCCGTGCTCCGGGTGGTGGCGAAGCCTCTGTCGAACGTCCCCTTCGAGCTGGCGCAGGTCATCGACCGCGCCCTGGCCAAGCGCGCCGAGGATCGCTACCCCTCGATGGGCGACATCGCCGCGGCGTTGAATCAGGCGGCAGGGGCCGCGGAGCCCCTGCAAACGGCGACGGCCGATGCCCAGCTGGTCGATCCGCGGCTGCTCGGAGTCCGGCCGCCCGAGACCACGGCCAAGCCAAAATGGCGGCGCCCGAGGCTGCGTTCACCCCGCACGTGGGTCGTCGCACTCGCGGTCGTCGGGGCGGCGGGCGGCGCGCTCTCACTTCGGTCGCCCCACGAGGCTCCTCCGCCACCGGTGCTCGGGCCGCCGCCGAAAACGCCGGCCTCGGACATGCCGGTGACCGCGCTGCCGCTTTCGCCTTCGTGCAACAAGACGGCGGAGATCCGCTACCGCGAAGGCTTGGCCGCCCAGCGCGAGGCCACCTGGGAGCTCGCGCGCCCGGCCTTCGAGCAAGCCGCGGCGGCCGATCCCATGTGCCCCGAGGTGCAGCTGCAGCTGCTCGTCACCGCGTATTTCCGCTACACCGTGACGAAAGAACGCGAGCAGTTCCGTCGCGTCATGTCCATGCGCGATTCATTGAGCGAGCGCGATCGCGTGCTGCTCGATGCCTGGGCTCCGCTCGTGGGGCAGGAGCCGGCGAACCGCGAGGAGGCGGCGCGCCGCTTCGATGCGGCCGTAGATCGCTACCCGCGCGATGCGCAGATGCTCACCCTCGCGGCCATGGCGCATACCTTTCTTGCGCTGGACGCGTTGGCGCTGGAGCGCACCATCGATTTCGCGCGAAGGGCCATCGCCGTCGATCCGAAGTACGGCGAGGCGTGGCAGCAGGAAGCGGGCGCGCTTCTGCGCCTCGGGCGTGCGGACGAGGCGATGAACGCGCTCGATCAGTGCATGCGCGTGGCGCCGGGCTCGGGCGAGTGCCTGCTCGATCGCATCCGCATCTTGAGCGCGCGCGGGCAATGCGGCGAGGCCGTCACCTCGGCGCGGCAATGGATCACCAATGTGCCGCGCAGTTCGGGCGCGTACCGCCACCTCGCGAACGCGCTCGCCTCGGAGGGTGCGCCGGCGGAGACGGTGGAGACCGCGCTCCAGCATTGGCGCAACAACACGCACGAAGAGAGCCGCGATGCGCTCTACGTCTTCCACCGAGCGTCGCTCGCCGCGTTGCGGGGCGATTTTCTCAACCTGGAAAAGCTCGTCGCCGAGTTTGTCGCCCGCATCGAGGACTCGGCGACCTTGTTCGACCACGCGCGCGCCGCCGCGATGCAGGTGGAGCTCTACACCGAGACGGGGCGCCCCGCGCAGGCGGCGGAGGCGGCCGAGCAATTCTTGCGGCGCAAGGACGCCTGGACGGAGGGCTTCTGGAGCGCCATGCCCTACGATCCGATGATGTACGGCACCTTGCTGCGGCAAGGCCGAATGCCGCGCGAGCGCTGGCGAACCTTGACCGACGCCTGGGAAAAGGGCGCGCTTTCCACCTTGGACAAGCGCCAGGCGTGGGCGCTTCGATGGGGCGAGGCAACCGAGACGCGCGAGATGGCGGCGGAGGCCTGGAGCTTGCGCCCGCCGCCCGTTCCCCTCGCGGGCTCGCTCGAGCAGCCGGCCACGTTGACCCTTCTCACGGACACGCTGCAAGGGCACGTGGGGCAGTTGGTCGGCGAACACGCCGAGGCCGTGCCCCTCTTCGAGCCGATGACCCGAAGCTGCCACGTCCTGGAGCAACCCTTCATGAACACGCGCGCCCATCTGTGGCTCGGCGACGCGAAGGAACACACCGGCGACAAGGACGGCGCATGCAAAGCCTACGGCGTGGTCGTTCAACGCTGGGGCGAGGCGAAGCCGCGTTCGAGCTCGGCCCACACGGCCAAGGAGCGGCGTCAGGCCTTGGGCTGCAAAGGCTTGTGA